From the Companilactobacillus ginsenosidimutans genome, the window AAATACTGTGAACGAGTTTTACGATATCAATTATTTTTTGTGGATCTTTAATCCCTTCAGTTTCAACGCCACGAGAAAGATCTACTATAGTAGGTTTTGTCGTTTTGATAGCCTGTTTAATGTTGTTAATATCAAGTGCACCGGCGATGATTAAAGGTTTATCGGTAGTAATTTGTAGTTTGGTCCAGTCGACTGGCTTTCCATTTCCAGTGCCACTGTCGAGCATGATGTAATCAGCTTTGGTATCGGGATTTAATTGATTCGGTTTGAAAACGTTAATTATCGGGATATTGTTTTTTTGAAGTGTGGTAACTGTTCCCTCTTCTTCACTACCATGGAGTTGAATCATTGAAATTGCTCCACTCCTATAGGTTTTCAACATTTCATTTATTGGTGCGTTGACGAAAACACCAACACTCGGAATTGCGGGGTCGAGTGCTTGTCTCATTTTCAACGCTTGATCAAGTTCAAGATGATGTCTACCACCTGCAAAAATGAATCCGGCTAAATCTGGTTTTGCTGTATTGACGGCTCTAATGTCATCAAGTGTCATCAGTCCACAAATTTTAATTTTTGTCATAGTTTATACACTTTTGAATTCGTTAATTATTTTTTCTTTGTTGTCTGCTCTCATAAAAGTTTCACCAATCAGAACGCCATTGACGCGGGCGTCCTTTAAACGTTTGATATCTGCGGTTGTTTTGATACCACTTTCTGTGATGAAGGGGATACCTTCAGGAACTAGTGGTCGAAGGTTAATGCTGTTATTTAAGTCGACTGTAAAGTCTTTCAAGTTACGATTATTGACACCAATGATTTTGGCGTTAGCTTTTAAAGCACGATTCAATTCATCTTCATTGTGAACTTCTACTAAAGCTGCCAACCCCAACTCATCAGCAAGTTTGAGATAGTCATTTAGTTGTTCATCGGTGAGAATTGCTACTATTAAAAGAACTAAACTGGCCCCGTTAATTTTTGCTTGATAGAGCATGTAAGGATCAATTGTAAAATCCTTTCTCAATAGTGGAGTTTGAACAGTGTTTGAAATTTCGTTTAGATACTGCAAATTTCCGTGGAAGTAGTCGGGCTCAGTTAAAACTGAAATTGCATCGATTTTCGCATCCTGATAATCCTTAGCTATTTGTAAGTAAGGAAAGTCGGTGACGATTGTCCCTTTGGAAGGGGATGAACGCTTAATTTCTGCAATGAAGTGTAGCCCTGGTTGTAAAAATTTATCAACAATTTCTTGCGGGTTTTTGTTGGGTAATTTATCAGCTTGAGCTTGTAATTGAACTAGTGGTGTTTCAGCTTTTTCAGCGTTAATACGTTTAGTTGTGGCAGCAACTAAATCATCTAAAATCAAGCCGCAACTCCTTCTTCAGTCAATCTTACGAAGTCGTTTAATTCTTTGATTGCTGTGCCATCGTCAATTACTTTAGCTGCCAACTTGATTGCATCGTCTAAACTGATTTCAGGTTTAGCTGTGTGAATTGCAAGTGCGGAATTCAATAGGATGACATTACGTCTAGCATCTTTTTTACCGTTCAAAACATCTAATGTGATTTGGGCATTTTCATCAGGAGTTCCACCAATGATGTCAGCTTTGTTAGCACGTTCAAAACCAAATTGTTCAGGAGTGATTTCATATTTAGTAAATTCACCATTGTGAACTTCCATAACGGTTGTTGGTGCTGAGATAGAAGCCTCGTCAAATCCATCTTGTCCATGAATTACCATGGCGTTCTTAATCCCCAATTGGTCCAAAACTTTTGCCATTGGTTCAACTAAACTTTCATCATAAACACCTAAGACTTGGCTAGAAGCATGAGCTGGATTAGCAAGAGGCCCGAGCACATTGAACAAAGTTCTGATACCAAGTTCTTTTCTTACTGGAGCAACGTATTTCATTGCCTTGTGATATTCCTGCGCGAATAAGAAACAAATTCCGATTTCGTTAAGGATTTCTTCACTACGTTTAGGATCCAAGTTAATTTGAACACCTAATGATTCAAGAACATCAGCGGCACCACTCTTTGATGAGGCTGCGCGATTGCCGTGCTTTGCGACCGGAATTCCAGTTGCTGCAACTACTAAAGCAGATGTCGTTGAAATGTTGAATGAGTTTGAGTGATCACCACCAGTACCGACAATTTCAAGAACTGGTTCGTCAGGATGAAATTCCAAAGCGTGAGCTCTCATGGCGTCAGCTGCTCCGGCAATCTCTTCAACAGTTTCTTTCTTTACACTCAAGGCTGTTAGGAAACTTGAAATTTGAATTGGTGTTGTGTTTCCTGTCATTATTTCGTCGATTACTTCGTTTGTTTCGTCAAATGTTAAATCTGAACCTTCTGTTAATTTCTTAATTGCATTTTCAATCATAATTGAATCCTCCAAATTAATTTTGTTGTTGTTTTAAATTAATTGAAGAACTGCCATCGTGTATTTACTGTCATATTAGTGATCCTCCTGAGTATAAAAAAAATCCGTCCATAAACGCATTGCGTTTAAGGACGGATAATATACCGCGGTGCCACCTTATTTTAACGGATAGATTAATAGAGTTAGAGTATTACAAAAAATACAATAACCAAATATCAATCGTTCCATTACTCTTAGCGAAGGACAAACATCCTCCCGACAACTTACGTATGCCTAACGTTCTCCCGTACTCAATCATTTTCGGAGAGACCCTCGATGGTCCATTTAATTATCTGCGTTCGATTGCCATTCTCAGCACCGGCAACTCTCTGGGCGTGCACAATAATCTTGACTTCCATCTCATTGGTTTATGGACGAATTTATTTGTTGTTAAGAGATTAAGTCTAAAATGGTTTTTTGTCAACAAAGATATTAAATAAAATTCTAATTTAATTAAATTATTGCCAAAAAGTTTTTGACAATTTGCTTGCCAACACTGGTGTCAGTCATGATTGACTCAGGATGAAATTGAACACCATAAATTTTATTTTTATCATCCGATAGCGCCATTATTTCACCGTCGGCTGTCTTTGCTGTGACAGCCAAATTATCAGGAACTGTCTCTGGATCGACAATAAGTGAATGATATCTGGCAGCCTCAAAATTATCAGGACAGTTGTTAAACAGTTGAGTTGGCGCGGATACTGTGACTTCTGAAGGACGTCCGTGCATTAATACTGGAGCATGAACAACTTTTGCGCCGTACAGTTCACCAATTGCTTGATGACCTAGACAAACACCCAATATTGGAACTTTGCCGGCAAAATAAGTTAACAATTCCATCATATTTCCAGCATCTTCAGGACGACCAGGTCCAGGAGAAAAGACTAGTCCACTTGGTTTGAGTGCTTCTAATTCTTCAACAGAGATTTGATCGTTTTTGACGACTGTAATTGGCTCATCACTTAAAGTACCAATCAATTGATATAAGTTATAAGTGAAACTGTCATAATTATCGATTAAATAAATCATGATAAAACCTCCGTTTGATTTGTTTTATTCAACGCGTCAACCACGTTACGTGCTTTATTATTGAATTCTTGATATTCATTTTTAGCAATACTATCGGCAACAATTCCCGCTCCAGAGTGGACAACTAAGTTGTCATTTTGACGATAAGCAAGACGAATGCCGATA encodes:
- the trpD gene encoding anthranilate phosphoribosyltransferase; translated protein: MIENAIKKLTEGSDLTFDETNEVIDEIMTGNTTPIQISSFLTALSVKKETVEEIAGAADAMRAHALEFHPDEPVLEIVGTGGDHSNSFNISTTSALVVAATGIPVAKHGNRAASSKSGAADVLESLGVQINLDPKRSEEILNEIGICFLFAQEYHKAMKYVAPVRKELGIRTLFNVLGPLANPAHASSQVLGVYDESLVEPMAKVLDQLGIKNAMVIHGQDGFDEASISAPTTVMEVHNGEFTKYEITPEQFGFERANKADIIGGTPDENAQITLDVLNGKKDARRNVILLNSALAIHTAKPEISLDDAIKLAAKVIDDGTAIKELNDFVRLTEEGVAA
- a CDS encoding anthranilate synthase component II, whose amino-acid sequence is MIYLIDNYDSFTYNLYQLIGTLSDEPITVVKNDQISVEELEALKPSGLVFSPGPGRPEDAGNMMELLTYFAGKVPILGVCLGHQAIGELYGAKVVHAPVLMHGRPSEVTVSAPTQLFNNCPDNFEAARYHSLIVDPETVPDNLAVTAKTADGEIMALSDDKNKIYGVQFHPESIMTDTSVGKQIVKNFLAII
- a CDS encoding phosphoribosylanthranilate isomerase, encoding MTKIKICGLMTLDDIRAVNTAKPDLAGFIFAGGRHHLELDQALKMRQALDPAIPSVGVFVNAPINEMLKTYRSGAISMIQLHGSEEEGTVTTLQKNNIPIINVFKPNQLNPDTKADYIMLDSGTGNGKPVDWTKLQITTDKPLIIAGALDINNIKQAIKTTKPTIVDLSRGVETEGIKDPQKIIDIVKLVHSI
- the trpC gene encoding indole-3-glycerol phosphate synthase TrpC, which codes for MILDDLVAATTKRINAEKAETPLVQLQAQADKLPNKNPQEIVDKFLQPGLHFIAEIKRSSPSKGTIVTDFPYLQIAKDYQDAKIDAISVLTEPDYFHGNLQYLNEISNTVQTPLLRKDFTIDPYMLYQAKINGASLVLLIVAILTDEQLNDYLKLADELGLAALVEVHNEDELNRALKANAKIIGVNNRNLKDFTVDLNNSINLRPLVPEGIPFITESGIKTTADIKRLKDARVNGVLIGETFMRADNKEKIINEFKSV